The window ATAGAAGTTCTCGTAGTTCAGCTCAAAAGCATCAGGGGCGTTGCCGCCGGCTACGACGGTCATCAGTTTGGTGAAATAGTCGCCGAAACCTACTGTTTCGATTTCTACCTTAATATCCGGGTTCTGTTCCTCGAAGATCTCTTTCATCTCTTCAAGATACTTCGCATTTGCATCTGCTGAAGAGAAGTTCATGAACTTGATAGTCGTTACACCGAGTAGAGAGGTTGTCAGTACCATTGAGGCAACCACTAGAACTACCAGAAACCTTTTCATAGAATCACACTCCTTTTAGCCTTTTATACCACCTACACTGAGCCCCTGTTCGAAGTATCTCTGAGCGAATGTGTAGATTAGCAGTATTGGAATCATAGATATTAGAGCCCCGGCCATAAGCATGTTGTAGTCGCTCTGGTGCTGGCCATTTAGTAGACTGAGACCGACCGGTAGGGTCATCTTGTTCTTGTCTGTTAGAACTATGAGCGGCCATAAGTAATCGTTCCAGGCTCCCATGAACGTGATGACGGTTAGTGTCGCAACGGCGGGCTTTGACAGAGGCAGTATCATTCTAAAGAAGATCCTGAAATGCGATGCGCCGTCGAGAACGGCCGCTTCAACGAAATCATCTGGTATGGTTCTCATGTACTGCCTGATCATGAATGTTCCAAATGCGTTGAAGAGAGATGGGAGCATGATGCCCACATAGCTGTTTAGCAGCGAGAGATGCTTTAGGGTGAGGTAGTTCGGTATCATTGTGATAGTAGCCGGAATCATCATCGTTGCTATGTAAATTCCAAACAAAACTTCTCTGCCTCTGAATTTGATCTTTGAGAAGACATACGCAGCCATACATGCAGACATCACCGTAACGAACGTGATCAGTACCGAAATGAATATGCTGTTGAAAATTGCCCGTCCAAAAGGGAAGACATCGAAGATCTTGACGAACCCATCGAAGCTTATTTTTTCCGGAAACCATTGAATGGGCAGCACTGTTAGCGCTTTAGCTTCCTTCAGAGATGTGGAGACCATCCAGAAGAAGGGAAGCAGAATGAAGAAGGAAAACGCTAGCATCACCAGGTAATACACAGTCCGTCTCGAGAGCTTCTTAAGATTCATAGTGCACCCACTTTCTTTGCATCTTCCACTGAACAAGGGTTACGACCAGAATAAAACAGAACATAACCCAGGACAGAGCTGTCGCGTAGCCCATCTTGTAGTAAGTGAAGGCGTAGTTGTAGATTCTCTCCATCATCACCTGCGTCGACCCATGAGGGCCCCCTTTAGTCATTATCATGACCTGGGGAAATAGCTGAAAAGAGTTGATTATGGCCATTATGAGTACGAAAAACATAGTAGGAGAGATGAGAGGGAGAGTTATGTATCTGAACTTCTGCCATCTCTTCGCGCCGTCTATCGAAGCCACTTCATAATAGGAAGGGTTTATGCCCTGCAGGCCGGCTAGGAAGATCAGCCCGAAGAAGCCCATGTCCTTCCAGACGCTTGCCAGTACTATTCCCGGCATTGCCCAGACCTTGTCGTACAACCACGACGGACCCTGTAAACCGACTATGCCCAGAATCGAATTTATTGGACCGTA of the Mesotoga sp. UBA6090 genome contains:
- a CDS encoding carbohydrate ABC transporter permease: MNLKKLSRRTVYYLVMLAFSFFILLPFFWMVSTSLKEAKALTVLPIQWFPEKISFDGFVKIFDVFPFGRAIFNSIFISVLITFVTVMSACMAAYVFSKIKFRGREVLFGIYIATMMIPATITMIPNYLTLKHLSLLNSYVGIMLPSLFNAFGTFMIRQYMRTIPDDFVEAAVLDGASHFRIFFRMILPLSKPAVATLTVITFMGAWNDYLWPLIVLTDKNKMTLPVGLSLLNGQHQSDYNMLMAGALISMIPILLIYTFAQRYFEQGLSVGGIKG
- a CDS encoding carbohydrate ABC transporter permease, which encodes MNKKTRKRLVILMFLLPSICGLIFFQVFPIVYSFILSLTDWDVLSKANFVGTENYKRIFESEEFWRVLINTLYYIVLYIPLMIITSMSLSMLLNVRTRFTGVFRTIFYIPVLSSWVAAAMVWRWLLSPYYGPINSILGIVGLQGPSWLYDKVWAMPGIVLASVWKDMGFFGLIFLAGLQGINPSYYEVASIDGAKRWQKFRYITLPLISPTMFFVLIMAIINSFQLFPQVMIMTKGGPHGSTQVMMERIYNYAFTYYKMGYATALSWVMFCFILVVTLVQWKMQRKWVHYES